A region from the Pseudomonas sp. P8_229 genome encodes:
- a CDS encoding nucleobase:cation symporter-2 family protein, which yields MKTPHVSHQRPEDENLGVGANMAYGLQHVLTMYGGIVAVPLIIGQAAGLSPADIGLLIAASLFAGGLATLLQTLGLPFFGCQLPLVQGVSFSGVATMVAIVSSGGEGGFQSVLGAVIVASLIGLLITPVFSRITKFFPPLVTGIVITTIGLTLMPVAARWAMGGNSHAPDFGSMQNIGLAAVTLVLVLLLSKVGSSTISRLSILLAMVIGTVLAVFLGMADFSGVAQGPMFGFPTPFHFGMPTFHFAAILSMCIVVMVTLVETSADILAVGEIIGTKVDSKRLGNGLRADMLSSMFAPIFGSFTQSAFAQNVGLVAVTGIKSRYVVATGGIFLVILGLLPFMGRVIAAVPTSVLGGAGIVLFGTVAASGIRTLSKVDYRNNVNLIIVATSIGFGMIPIAAPNFYDHFPSWFATIFHSGISSSAIMAIVLNLTFNHFTAGNSDQQSVFAAAEERTLRYRDLAALREGDYFSDGKLHDCDGKEVPVIEVDSDHDHGHGAPKTQMKSGEHV from the coding sequence ATGAAAACGCCCCATGTTTCACACCAACGGCCCGAGGACGAAAATCTCGGGGTCGGCGCGAATATGGCTTACGGCCTGCAACATGTTCTGACGATGTATGGCGGTATCGTCGCGGTGCCACTGATCATCGGTCAGGCGGCCGGCCTGTCGCCGGCGGACATTGGTTTGTTGATTGCTGCTTCATTGTTTGCGGGGGGGCTGGCGACACTGCTGCAAACCCTGGGTCTACCGTTTTTTGGCTGTCAGTTGCCGCTGGTGCAGGGCGTGTCGTTCTCGGGTGTGGCGACCATGGTCGCAATCGTCAGCAGTGGCGGGGAGGGCGGCTTTCAGTCGGTGCTGGGGGCGGTAATTGTCGCGTCGTTGATCGGCTTATTGATCACGCCGGTGTTCTCGCGCATCACCAAGTTCTTCCCGCCGCTGGTGACCGGCATCGTGATCACCACCATCGGCCTGACGCTGATGCCGGTGGCCGCGCGCTGGGCCATGGGTGGCAACAGTCACGCGCCGGACTTCGGCAGCATGCAGAACATCGGTCTGGCGGCGGTAACGCTGGTGCTGGTGTTGCTGCTGAGCAAGGTCGGCAGTTCGACCATCTCGCGCCTGTCGATCCTGTTGGCCATGGTGATCGGTACGGTGCTGGCGGTGTTCCTCGGCATGGCCGACTTCTCCGGTGTCGCTCAAGGGCCGATGTTCGGCTTCCCGACACCGTTCCACTTCGGCATGCCGACCTTCCACTTCGCCGCCATCCTGTCGATGTGCATCGTGGTCATGGTGACCCTGGTGGAAACCTCGGCAGACATCCTGGCGGTCGGTGAAATCATCGGCACCAAGGTCGACTCCAAGCGCCTCGGTAACGGACTGCGCGCAGACATGCTGTCGAGCATGTTTGCGCCGATCTTCGGTTCGTTCACCCAAAGCGCGTTCGCCCAGAACGTCGGGCTGGTGGCAGTGACCGGGATCAAGAGCCGTTATGTGGTGGCCACTGGCGGTATCTTCCTGGTGATTCTCGGCCTGCTGCCGTTCATGGGACGGGTGATTGCGGCGGTGCCGACCTCGGTGCTCGGCGGTGCCGGTATTGTGCTGTTCGGCACAGTGGCAGCGAGCGGCATCCGCACGCTGTCGAAGGTGGATTACCGCAACAACGTCAACCTGATCATCGTCGCGACGTCGATCGGCTTCGGCATGATCCCGATTGCCGCGCCGAACTTCTACGATCATTTCCCAAGCTGGTTCGCGACCATTTTCCATTCGGGCATCAGCTCGTCGGCGATCATGGCGATCGTGCTGAACCTGACCTTCAACCACTTCACCGCCGGCAATTCGGATCAGCAGTCGGTGTTTGCCGCAGCGGAAGAGCGGACCCTGCGCTATCGCGATCTGGCGGCGCTGCGTGAAGGCGATTACTTCAGTGACGGCAAGCTGCATGATTGCGATGGCAAGGAAGTGCCGGTGATCGAGGTCGATTCGGATCATGACCATGGTCACGGTGCGCCGAAGACGCAGATGAAGAGCGGCGAACACGTCTGA